Proteins encoded together in one Planctopirus ephydatiae window:
- the hemE gene encoding uroporphyrinogen decarboxylase: protein MMTTELADSRFMRAVRREATDTTPIWIMRQAGRYLPEYMAVRSKVTFLELCETPALAAEVTLTAREVLDVDAAILFADLLPMLRPMGIDLEYAKGEGPVIHNPLRAPDDLQRFRELEDLSSLGFVYDAIRLIRKDLPGNIPLLGFAGAPFTLASYVLEGGGSRNYLHTKRWMYNHPEEWHELMGRLSRTIVRYLLAQAAAGCQAVQIFDSWAGCLSPGDYREFVLPHTKAVIQELMPHVAVINFMTGNPALLAMQNEAGGSLLGIDWRHDIGDVWKLVGDSKGIQGNLDPLVLEADLPILKAKADAILEASRGHRGHVFNLGHGVYPEVDPEKVKELVRHVHESGAR from the coding sequence ATGATGACAACGGAATTGGCAGACAGTCGCTTTATGCGAGCCGTTCGCCGTGAAGCGACTGATACCACTCCCATCTGGATCATGCGTCAGGCAGGGCGATATCTGCCCGAGTACATGGCTGTTCGCAGCAAAGTGACTTTTTTAGAACTTTGCGAAACCCCCGCCTTGGCAGCCGAAGTGACGCTCACTGCGCGGGAAGTGCTCGATGTCGATGCCGCGATTCTCTTTGCCGATCTATTGCCCATGCTTCGACCGATGGGCATTGATCTGGAATACGCCAAAGGGGAAGGGCCTGTGATTCATAATCCCTTGCGGGCCCCTGACGATTTGCAGCGATTTCGCGAACTCGAAGATTTGAGTTCCCTGGGGTTTGTTTACGATGCGATTCGCCTCATTCGCAAAGACCTTCCCGGAAACATTCCCTTGCTGGGGTTTGCCGGGGCGCCATTCACATTGGCTTCATATGTTCTGGAAGGGGGAGGATCTCGCAATTATCTGCATACCAAACGATGGATGTACAACCATCCGGAAGAATGGCACGAACTGATGGGGAGACTTTCGCGGACGATTGTCAGATACCTGCTGGCCCAGGCGGCTGCCGGATGTCAGGCCGTGCAGATCTTCGATAGCTGGGCGGGCTGCTTATCTCCTGGGGATTATCGAGAATTTGTCCTGCCCCACACAAAAGCTGTCATTCAGGAGCTGATGCCGCATGTGGCAGTCATCAATTTCATGACGGGAAATCCGGCACTTCTGGCGATGCAGAATGAAGCGGGAGGAAGCCTCCTTGGCATCGATTGGCGGCACGATATTGGTGATGTCTGGAAGCTTGTCGGTGATTCCAAAGGGATCCAGGGCAATCTCGATCCACTGGTCCTCGAAGCTGATCTTCCCATCTTGAAGGCGAAGGCCGATGCAATTCTGGAGGCCAGTCGAGGTCATCGCGGACACGTCTTTAATCTCGGGCATGGTGTGTATCCGGAAGTCGATCCTGAGAAAGTGAAAGAGTTGGTACGCCACGTTCATGAGTCAGGTGCTCGTTAA
- a CDS encoding uroporphyrinogen-III synthase has protein sequence MASLIERMGGLATIAPSMREIPLGENPEAFRFGERLLNQEFRLMVFLTGVGARALLEVLETRFPREEILAAWDRCVTIVRGPKPHAVLREWGVHVDARAPEPNTWRELLSTLDDWGALQSVSMAVQEYGQPNELLYDELQRRGAVVTRVPVYRWALPEDLNPLENAIRACEKGEFDALLWTSAQQVHHVLEVADRMGLKIQFLQAANRCVIGSIGPTATETLIEQGLAPDLEPEHPKMGPLVKLVCEAGLPIVARKQLITKD, from the coding sequence ATGGCTTCGCTGATCGAGCGTATGGGCGGGCTGGCCACAATTGCACCGTCGATGCGTGAGATTCCTCTCGGAGAGAACCCTGAGGCGTTCCGATTTGGGGAACGATTACTCAATCAAGAATTCCGCCTGATGGTTTTCCTCACCGGTGTGGGGGCGCGAGCTTTACTTGAAGTATTGGAAACGCGATTTCCCAGAGAAGAGATCCTGGCTGCCTGGGATCGCTGCGTGACGATTGTCCGCGGGCCTAAACCTCATGCCGTGCTGAGGGAGTGGGGTGTGCACGTTGATGCGCGTGCCCCCGAACCAAACACCTGGCGAGAACTTCTTTCAACTCTCGATGATTGGGGTGCACTTCAATCCGTTTCGATGGCTGTGCAGGAATATGGTCAACCCAATGAGTTATTGTACGACGAACTTCAGCGGCGCGGTGCCGTTGTGACCAGGGTTCCCGTCTATCGATGGGCTTTGCCAGAAGATTTAAATCCCCTTGAAAATGCGATTCGTGCCTGTGAAAAGGGTGAGTTTGATGCTCTTTTGTGGACGAGTGCTCAGCAAGTGCATCATGTGCTGGAAGTCGCCGATCGCATGGGGTTGAAAATACAGTTTCTTCAGGCAGCCAACCGGTGTGTGATTGGTTCGATTGGCCCCACTGCGACAGAAACGCTCATCGAGCAGGGACTTGCTCCTGACTTAGAACCAGAGCATCCCAAAATGGGCCCACTGGTCAAGCTGGTTTGTGAGGCTGGTTTGCCGATTGTTGCCCGAAAACAGTTAATTACCAAAGACTGA
- a CDS encoding DUF1444 family protein, whose protein sequence is MDNAEPLEHWTSHIGLFGWYKLAFPPSWSLIERQGHVLLRPAEGQATISLTVSWSNQPADPQSALKKLLIDKYAHRRRMQVRGSAHPGNNTGWHCGETLLQPPASFWKRLWERGNWQKFQVTVIAEGHLLLMAELLQGNDVDPEFQTLAQVVIQTLKLNPAPCDPPNVFIARAVDFIRQAHPDLNCQQAGDLQIHLGGSTVSLVNFYREYLHRPNYFEAILENAVGTLVNLQKETSGNFRPKRESVVHRLIPMLYPQKSIRNAVGPGLFDTDHWEGGPLQLATREANELGFVCEGFAADLAMTYVVDEEQAYWYVQPAQLEDWEMTYEELRSIALENLDRHFEAHPMEMTVIESEHGPAVAMPTKPDAYNAARLASESFRERLRLLLGGSCVVGVPNRDFFVAVSLSCEETVEQIRERVTVDHHQMTHPLTSRLLLITADGVSEYV, encoded by the coding sequence GTGGATAACGCTGAACCACTAGAACATTGGACATCCCATATCGGCCTTTTCGGGTGGTACAAACTGGCGTTTCCCCCCAGTTGGAGTCTCATCGAGCGGCAAGGACATGTCCTGCTCCGCCCTGCAGAAGGCCAGGCGACAATCTCTTTGACCGTCTCGTGGTCCAATCAGCCAGCCGATCCACAATCTGCACTCAAGAAGCTGCTCATTGATAAGTACGCACACCGCCGCCGCATGCAGGTGCGTGGCTCTGCTCACCCTGGAAACAATACTGGCTGGCATTGCGGCGAGACGCTTCTTCAGCCTCCTGCGAGTTTCTGGAAACGTTTGTGGGAACGCGGGAATTGGCAGAAGTTTCAGGTGACCGTGATTGCTGAGGGGCACCTGCTGCTGATGGCCGAACTGTTACAAGGGAATGATGTTGATCCTGAGTTCCAGACATTAGCACAAGTCGTGATTCAGACTCTGAAACTGAATCCTGCACCCTGCGATCCACCGAATGTCTTTATCGCCAGAGCTGTCGATTTTATCCGGCAGGCCCATCCCGATCTGAATTGCCAGCAGGCTGGTGATCTGCAGATTCATCTGGGAGGGAGCACTGTCAGCCTCGTGAATTTTTACCGCGAGTACCTGCATCGACCCAACTACTTTGAAGCGATTCTCGAAAACGCCGTGGGAACTCTGGTCAACCTGCAAAAGGAGACCTCCGGAAACTTTCGTCCCAAACGGGAGAGCGTAGTTCATCGGCTGATTCCCATGCTTTACCCCCAAAAATCGATTCGAAATGCCGTCGGTCCAGGACTGTTTGATACGGATCACTGGGAAGGCGGCCCCTTGCAACTGGCAACTCGCGAAGCCAACGAACTGGGTTTCGTCTGTGAAGGGTTCGCAGCAGATCTGGCGATGACTTATGTTGTTGATGAAGAGCAGGCGTACTGGTATGTGCAACCTGCACAGCTTGAAGACTGGGAGATGACTTACGAGGAACTGCGATCCATTGCTTTGGAAAATCTCGATCGACATTTTGAAGCCCACCCGATGGAAATGACCGTCATAGAGAGTGAGCACGGACCGGCGGTCGCCATGCCTACCAAACCGGATGCTTACAATGCCGCACGACTGGCGAGTGAGTCTTTCCGCGAGCGATTGCGTCTACTTCTGGGCGGTTCGTGTGTGGTCGGTGTCCCGAATCGAGATTTTTTCGTCGCAGTCAGCCTTTCCTGTGAAGAGACTGTTGAACAAATTCGTGAACGAGTGACCGTGGATCATCACCAGATGACCCATCCACTCACTTCGCGACTTCTGCTGATTACGGCCGATGGTGTCAGCGAATATGTCTGA
- a CDS encoding MBL fold metallo-hydrolase: MFVERSMILLGTGTSHGVPIIGCHCPICLSENPKNHRTRSGVAVEAPEGLFLIDTSPELRIQLIREKIDLVHAAIYTHSHADHIFGLDDLRLFGYRLNRPIPLYCEEIVEQQLRAAFSYAFVPPPPDLHMGAVPMLKFERLSLEPFQLLGLNILPIRLMHGKLPVLGFRIGNVAFCTDVSFIPEESLERLMGLDVLIIDALRDTPHATHFGIPQALEIIQLTQPKRAFLTHVSHHLDYETTNKRLPPHVELAYDGLRIPLT, encoded by the coding sequence ATGTTTGTGGAACGCTCGATGATTCTTCTGGGGACGGGAACCAGTCATGGCGTTCCGATCATTGGGTGTCACTGTCCGATCTGTCTGTCAGAAAACCCAAAGAATCACCGGACACGCTCAGGCGTTGCGGTCGAAGCCCCCGAAGGTCTTTTTTTGATCGACACATCGCCCGAGTTGCGAATTCAGCTCATTCGAGAGAAGATCGATCTCGTCCATGCGGCAATCTACACGCATTCCCATGCCGACCATATTTTCGGGCTCGATGACCTCAGGCTCTTTGGCTACCGGCTCAATCGACCCATTCCGCTCTACTGCGAAGAAATTGTCGAGCAACAATTAAGAGCAGCGTTCTCGTACGCGTTTGTCCCTCCGCCCCCTGATTTGCACATGGGGGCTGTCCCCATGCTCAAATTTGAGCGACTCTCTTTGGAGCCTTTTCAACTTTTAGGGCTGAATATCCTTCCCATCCGTTTGATGCACGGCAAACTTCCCGTCCTGGGTTTCCGGATTGGGAATGTGGCTTTCTGCACTGATGTCAGCTTTATCCCCGAAGAGAGTCTGGAGCGACTCATGGGCCTGGATGTGCTCATTATCGATGCCCTTCGCGACACACCTCATGCCACGCATTTTGGGATTCCGCAGGCACTGGAGATTATCCAATTGACACAGCCCAAACGAGCTTTTTTGACCCACGTTTCGCATCATCTCGATTACGAAACGACCAACAAGCGACTCCCGCCGCATGTGGAACTGGCGTATGATGGATTGCGAATCCCCTTGACCTGA
- a CDS encoding sulfatase-like hydrolase/transferase: MQRLWPVWAICLAIFPATSLILASEKPVVTSPALTVSPAHPHIIVIVVDDMGLGDLGCYGGKIQPTPALDQLASEGKRWTQFYSASCICSPSRAALVTGRYPGRHKITSYLQTRAGNKACGQADFLSPTAPSMARIFKSIGYRTCHLGKWHLGGGRDVTNAPKFVAYGYDHAQGTWESPEPATPLGKQYPPWSEQLEPGQVHRSRRTHWLVDQTMEFLQKDPQQPALITLWLDDVHVPFRPSQEQLSALQSDLAPPAKEVTERDRYRAVMANLDTQMGRLIEAIRQKSMAEKTLVVFMGDNGPLPTFDQERTGGLRGSKLSLYEGGIRVPFIVWQPGRIPAGAVDDRTVLTSLDLLPTLLAYAGGSTGEQLLASNSWKLDGHNCSGCFTQATATPVIEEQQPRADFWEYGRKSEAFAFPKDAANRSPFLAMREGPWKLLVDHEGQHAELYQLELDPQETTNRASAEQARVTAMTRRLLTWYKDVYQVPTP, from the coding sequence ATGCAACGACTTTGGCCAGTCTGGGCAATTTGTCTTGCGATCTTTCCAGCCACGAGCCTGATTCTGGCAAGTGAGAAGCCAGTTGTGACCAGTCCTGCCCTCACAGTTTCTCCAGCCCATCCACATATCATAGTGATCGTCGTTGATGACATGGGTTTGGGAGATCTCGGATGCTATGGTGGCAAGATTCAACCCACACCTGCACTCGATCAGCTTGCCAGCGAAGGGAAGAGGTGGACACAGTTTTACTCTGCCTCCTGCATCTGTTCTCCCTCTCGGGCGGCTCTTGTCACTGGTCGCTATCCCGGTCGGCATAAGATTACCAGTTATCTGCAGACAAGAGCCGGAAATAAGGCTTGTGGGCAAGCCGACTTTTTGAGCCCTACAGCTCCTTCCATGGCGAGAATTTTCAAATCGATCGGGTATCGAACCTGCCATTTGGGAAAATGGCATTTAGGTGGTGGTAGAGATGTGACCAATGCCCCCAAGTTTGTGGCGTATGGCTACGATCATGCACAAGGGACATGGGAAAGCCCAGAACCTGCCACTCCCCTGGGAAAGCAGTATCCACCCTGGTCAGAACAGTTGGAGCCGGGTCAGGTGCACCGTTCACGACGAACACACTGGCTGGTTGATCAGACCATGGAGTTTCTGCAAAAAGATCCTCAACAGCCGGCTCTCATTACACTCTGGCTGGATGATGTCCATGTTCCTTTCAGGCCCAGCCAGGAGCAGTTATCTGCACTACAGTCTGACTTGGCTCCTCCAGCCAAGGAAGTGACGGAGCGTGATCGCTATCGAGCAGTGATGGCAAATCTCGACACGCAGATGGGAAGATTGATCGAAGCGATTCGCCAGAAATCCATGGCCGAAAAGACACTGGTGGTCTTTATGGGTGACAATGGACCGCTGCCCACCTTCGATCAGGAACGGACCGGAGGGTTACGCGGCTCCAAACTCAGTCTGTACGAAGGTGGAATTCGAGTGCCCTTTATCGTCTGGCAGCCTGGAAGAATTCCTGCCGGTGCAGTGGATGATCGAACGGTTCTGACCAGTCTCGATCTGCTTCCTACATTACTTGCCTATGCCGGAGGAAGCACTGGCGAGCAGTTGTTGGCCTCCAATTCCTGGAAGCTCGATGGCCACAATTGCTCAGGGTGTTTCACACAGGCGACGGCAACGCCAGTGATTGAAGAGCAGCAGCCACGAGCAGATTTCTGGGAATACGGACGTAAGTCCGAAGCGTTCGCCTTCCCGAAAGATGCGGCCAATCGCAGTCCATTCCTGGCCATGCGTGAAGGTCCATGGAAACTTCTGGTCGATCACGAGGGGCAGCATGCGGAACTGTATCAGCTTGAACTTGATCCGCAGGAAACAACCAACCGGGCATCAGCAGAGCAGGCCCGCGTTACAGCGATGACTCGCCGATTGCTGACGTGGTACAAGGATGTCTACCAGGTACCAACTCCATAA